In Archangium violaceum, the following are encoded in one genomic region:
- a CDS encoding MotA/TolQ/ExbB proton channel family protein produces MMPRFPLALGAMNYLQILRDASFLELGVLGLLMVVSVASWALIALKHTQLSRARTQSLAFLDTFWKSSRLEAIYQDAQKLDGSPLSKVFCAGYEELSKLAQTKEGAEGAMAERLGGIENVERALNRASTTQLTDLEARVSFLGTVGAASPFVGLFGTVIGILNAFNSIAEQGNATLATVAAPVGNALFATAAGLFAAIPAVVAYNSFISRIKVFDTEMANFSADFLNIIKRHFFR; encoded by the coding sequence TTGATGCCCCGTTTCCCCCTGGCGCTCGGCGCCATGAACTACCTGCAGATCCTCCGTGACGCCTCCTTCCTGGAGCTGGGCGTGCTGGGCCTGCTGATGGTCGTCTCGGTGGCGTCCTGGGCGCTCATCGCACTCAAGCACACCCAGCTGTCGCGCGCCCGGACCCAGTCCCTCGCCTTCCTGGACACCTTCTGGAAGTCCTCCCGGCTGGAGGCCATCTACCAGGACGCCCAGAAGCTGGATGGCTCGCCCCTCTCCAAGGTGTTCTGCGCCGGCTACGAGGAGCTGAGCAAGCTGGCCCAGACCAAGGAAGGCGCCGAGGGAGCGATGGCCGAGCGGCTCGGCGGTATCGAGAACGTGGAGCGGGCGCTCAACCGGGCGTCCACCACCCAGCTCACCGACCTGGAGGCCCGGGTGTCCTTCCTGGGCACGGTGGGCGCGGCGTCCCCGTTCGTGGGCCTGTTCGGCACGGTCATCGGCATCCTGAACGCCTTCAACTCCATCGCCGAGCAGGGCAACGCCACGCTGGCGACGGTGGCGGCGCCGGTGGGCAACGCGCTCTTCGCCACGGCGGCGGGCCTGTTCGCGGCCATCCCCGCGGTGGTCGCCTACAACTCGTTCATCAGCCGCATCAAGGTGTTCGACACGGAGATGGCCAACTTCTCCGCGGACTTCCTCAACATCATCAAGCGGCACTTCTTCCGCTAG
- the murI gene encoding glutamate racemase: MRQNSHGPIGVFDSGVGGLTVLKALMSHLPHESTLYLGDTARVPYGTKSGEVVTRYSLKNAGFLLERGIKLLVVACNTASAVALPALSAALPVPVVGVIAPGARAALRRTRGGGVGVIGTPGTIRSGAYQRELEAAAGSEGVRVKARACPLFVPLAEEGWLGGDVPRLVAREYLADFARSGVDTLVLGCTHYPLLKDVIAEAVGPQVSLVDSAEATAEMVAALLEEQGLLAAAGDPPVHHYFVTDVPERFVEVGARFLGRPIHSAEQVDLSF; the protein is encoded by the coding sequence ATGCGGCAGAACAGCCACGGTCCCATCGGGGTCTTCGATTCGGGCGTCGGAGGGCTCACCGTCCTCAAGGCGCTGATGTCCCACCTCCCACATGAGAGCACGTTGTATCTGGGTGACACCGCGCGGGTGCCCTACGGCACGAAGTCCGGCGAGGTGGTGACGCGCTACTCGCTGAAGAACGCGGGTTTCCTGCTGGAGCGCGGCATCAAGCTGCTGGTGGTGGCGTGCAACACGGCCTCGGCGGTGGCGCTGCCGGCGCTGTCGGCGGCGCTGCCGGTACCGGTGGTGGGGGTGATTGCCCCGGGTGCGAGGGCGGCGCTGCGGCGCACGCGCGGGGGCGGGGTGGGCGTCATCGGGACGCCGGGCACCATCCGCTCCGGGGCCTACCAGCGCGAGCTGGAGGCAGCGGCGGGGTCCGAGGGGGTGAGGGTGAAGGCCAGGGCCTGCCCGCTCTTCGTGCCGCTGGCGGAGGAGGGGTGGCTGGGGGGCGACGTGCCCCGGCTGGTGGCGCGCGAGTACCTGGCGGACTTCGCCCGGAGCGGGGTGGACACCCTGGTGCTGGGCTGCACCCACTACCCGCTGCTCAAGGACGTCATCGCCGAGGCCGTGGGGCCACAGGTGTCGCTGGTGGACTCGGCCGAGGCCACCGCCGAGATGGTGGCGGCGCTGCTCGAGGAGCAGGGGCTGCTGGCGGCGGCGGGGGATCCGCCCGTGCACCATTACTTCGTCACGGACGTGCCGGAGCGCTTCGTGGAGGTAGGGGCGCGCTTCCTGGGACGTCCCATCCACTCCGCAGAGCAGGTGGACCTGTCCTTCTGA
- the carF gene encoding plasmanylethanolamine desaturase, translated as MKNELKNQLRQQDAKALAQGYSPAIRAMDIASIVTFVGLESALVWRLWSGAHTGPWLVLCAVLLGYLAADFVSGVVHWMGDTWGSTEMPVLGKAFIRPFREHHVDEKAITRHDFAETNGNNCLVSIPVAILAVVLPHSSPGWVFVSTFLGAMIFWVMATNQFHKWSHMDEPPALIGFLQRVHLILPPAHHQIHHTAPYNKYYCITVGWMNKPLAMIGFFPAMERLITWATGLIPRKDDIGTEAALELFEATASAEPPVVQAAKELLEATTAEEPKPVSSARPS; from the coding sequence ATGAAGAACGAGCTCAAGAACCAGCTGCGCCAGCAGGACGCCAAGGCGTTGGCCCAGGGCTACTCGCCCGCCATCCGAGCCATGGACATCGCCAGCATCGTCACCTTCGTGGGCCTGGAGTCCGCTCTCGTCTGGCGGCTGTGGAGCGGCGCCCACACGGGCCCCTGGCTGGTGCTCTGCGCCGTGCTGCTGGGCTACCTGGCGGCCGACTTCGTCTCGGGCGTCGTCCATTGGATGGGCGACACCTGGGGCTCCACCGAGATGCCGGTGCTGGGCAAGGCCTTCATCCGGCCCTTCCGTGAGCACCACGTGGACGAGAAGGCCATCACCCGCCACGACTTCGCGGAGACCAACGGCAACAACTGCCTGGTCTCCATCCCCGTGGCCATCCTCGCGGTGGTGCTCCCCCACTCCAGCCCGGGCTGGGTGTTCGTCTCCACCTTCCTCGGGGCGATGATCTTCTGGGTGATGGCGACCAACCAGTTCCACAAGTGGTCGCACATGGACGAGCCGCCCGCGCTCATCGGCTTCCTGCAGCGCGTGCACCTCATCCTGCCGCCGGCCCACCACCAGATCCACCACACGGCGCCCTACAACAAGTACTACTGCATCACCGTGGGCTGGATGAACAAGCCGCTGGCGATGATCGGCTTCTTCCCCGCCATGGAGCGCCTCATCACCTGGGCCACGGGTCTCATCCCCCGCAAGGACGACATCGGCACGGAGGCGGCCCTGGAGCTCTTCGAGGCCACCGCCAGCGCCGAGCCCCCGGTCGTCCAGGCCGCCAAGGAGCTCCTCGAGGCCACCACGGCCGAGGAGCCCAAGCCGGTGTCTTCCGCGCGGCCGTCCTGA
- the ftsE gene encoding cell division ATP-binding protein FtsE, translating to MIQMFHVYKAYPGDPPVLSDINLHVQKGEFVFLTGPSGAGKTTLMKLIFCAEKATKGQVLVGGRNIARIRESAIPYLRRNIGVVFQDFKLLPHRTVADNVAFALDVLGVPRAQARERVERMLKLVGLRHKADSMPLKLSGGEQQRVVIARALVNDPTILLADEPTGNLDPALTLEIMDLLMDVNVRGTTVMVATHDTSLITRYQKRTLRLEGGFIVSDEDGVKAARRMAAG from the coding sequence ATGATCCAGATGTTCCACGTCTACAAGGCGTATCCCGGGGACCCACCGGTCCTCTCGGACATCAACCTCCACGTGCAGAAGGGCGAGTTCGTCTTCCTCACCGGGCCCTCGGGCGCGGGGAAGACGACGCTGATGAAGCTCATCTTCTGCGCGGAGAAAGCCACCAAGGGGCAGGTGCTCGTGGGCGGGCGCAACATCGCGCGCATCCGCGAGTCCGCCATCCCCTACCTGCGGCGCAACATCGGCGTGGTGTTCCAGGACTTCAAGCTCCTGCCGCACCGGACGGTGGCCGACAACGTGGCCTTCGCCCTGGACGTGCTGGGCGTGCCCCGGGCCCAGGCGCGCGAGCGCGTGGAGCGGATGCTCAAGCTGGTGGGCCTGCGGCACAAGGCGGACTCCATGCCGCTGAAGCTCTCCGGTGGTGAGCAGCAGCGCGTGGTCATCGCCCGGGCGCTCGTGAACGATCCCACCATCCTCCTGGCCGACGAGCCCACGGGCAACCTGGATCCGGCGCTCACGCTGGAGATCATGGACCTGCTGATGGACGTGAACGTGCGGGGCACCACGGTGATGGTGGCCACGCACGACACGAGCCTCATCACCCGCTACCAGAAGCGCACGCTGCGGCTGGAGGGGGGCTTCATCGTGTCGGACGAGGACGGTGTGAAGGCCGCCCGGAGGATGGCGGCGGGATGA
- a CDS encoding cell division protein FtsX, translating to MSALAKAAYFWRSAASGLRHAPFVHFIAVITIAIALFSAGLAQALGRMVEGLIGSLGGEVQVTVYLSPELDEEGATVLRERMEATSGGRATLVPPQAALERLSRELGDLGEALAQMPENPLPPSLELEVPQERRTPGALKALAQELRTLPGVTGVDYGEEAVERLSAISKALRYGGWVAFAVVLLATVVIVSATLQLAIYARRGEIEIQKLVGATDRFVKAPFLIEGLLQGLLGAMVALAGLLTFDRLVGPGLASLFSFLVGSGGMVALLEPRTALELLAAGCGLGLGGSFIAVGRFLRV from the coding sequence ATGAGCGCGCTGGCGAAGGCGGCCTACTTCTGGCGCTCGGCGGCCTCGGGCCTGCGGCACGCGCCGTTCGTCCACTTCATCGCGGTCATCACCATCGCCATCGCCCTCTTCTCCGCGGGGCTGGCCCAGGCCCTGGGGCGGATGGTGGAGGGGCTCATCGGCTCGCTGGGTGGCGAGGTGCAGGTGACGGTGTACCTGTCCCCCGAGCTGGACGAGGAGGGGGCCACGGTGCTGCGCGAGCGCATGGAGGCCACCAGTGGAGGCCGGGCCACGCTGGTTCCGCCCCAGGCCGCGCTCGAGCGGCTGAGCCGTGAGCTGGGCGACCTGGGCGAGGCGCTGGCGCAGATGCCGGAGAACCCGCTGCCGCCCTCGCTGGAGCTGGAGGTTCCCCAGGAGCGGCGCACCCCTGGGGCGCTGAAGGCGCTGGCGCAGGAGCTGCGCACGCTGCCCGGCGTCACCGGCGTGGACTACGGCGAGGAGGCGGTGGAGCGGCTCTCGGCCATCTCGAAGGCGCTGCGCTATGGCGGGTGGGTGGCCTTCGCGGTGGTGCTGCTGGCCACGGTGGTCATCGTGTCCGCGACGCTGCAGCTCGCCATCTACGCGCGGCGCGGGGAGATCGAAATCCAGAAGCTGGTGGGCGCGACGGATCGCTTCGTCAAGGCGCCCTTCCTCATCGAGGGCCTGCTGCAGGGGCTGCTCGGGGCCATGGTGGCGCTGGCGGGACTGCTCACCTTCGACCGGCTGGTGGGACCGGGGCTGGCCTCGCTCTTCTCCTTCCTGGTGGGGTCCGGCGGCATGGTGGCGCTGCTGGAGCCGCGCACGGCGCTGGAGCTGCTGGCGGCCGGCTGTGGACTGGGACTGGGTGGCAGCTTCATCGCGGTGGGGCGCTTCCTGCGCGTATGA
- a CDS encoding murein hydrolase activator EnvC family protein, which produces MSRLVLLSLLLWGAAALAQDESAAADEESQRGAVREKLATQRAALALIESRKVSALDVLEMVEQRAATSSQRVKTLERDVAVFRRRLAVAEHEDAVTQEMLRAQMRRLSPRLWGMYRLMRRRPLEVLLSAKDFSAMVWRSRALRATLEEDLKLLRTVQRVARLRRQAAAELRRLQGSLDVRLGFLREQAALARAQQEALEEVVGAIKGEAELARRMVRELELADADLTRVIQEMNEGPAASGFGALKGKLPFPTPGTIEVGFGKVVNPRFNTVTVQKGVDIRAASGTPVKAVAEGTVAYAGWMRGYGNLLILDHGGGYHSLMAHLGTVVPQVGARVVAGDVVGEVGDTGSLKGAYLYFEIRRAGQAVDPAPWLSSARQ; this is translated from the coding sequence ATGAGCCGGCTCGTCCTCCTCTCGCTGCTGCTGTGGGGTGCGGCGGCCCTCGCGCAGGACGAGTCGGCCGCGGCGGACGAGGAGTCCCAGAGGGGAGCGGTGCGCGAGAAGCTGGCCACGCAGCGGGCGGCGCTCGCGCTCATCGAGTCCCGCAAGGTGTCCGCGCTGGACGTGTTGGAGATGGTGGAGCAGCGGGCGGCCACCAGCTCGCAGCGGGTGAAGACGCTGGAGCGGGACGTGGCCGTCTTCCGCAGGCGGCTGGCCGTGGCCGAGCACGAGGACGCGGTGACGCAGGAGATGCTGCGCGCGCAGATGCGCCGGCTCTCTCCCCGGCTGTGGGGGATGTACCGGCTGATGCGGCGCCGGCCGCTGGAGGTGCTGCTGAGCGCGAAGGACTTCTCCGCCATGGTGTGGCGCTCGCGCGCGCTGCGGGCGACGCTGGAGGAGGACCTGAAGCTGCTGCGCACGGTGCAGCGGGTGGCGCGGTTGAGGCGGCAGGCGGCGGCCGAGCTGCGCCGGTTGCAGGGCTCGCTGGACGTGCGGCTGGGCTTCCTCCGGGAGCAGGCGGCGCTGGCGAGGGCGCAGCAGGAGGCGCTGGAGGAGGTGGTGGGCGCCATCAAGGGCGAGGCCGAGCTGGCGCGGCGCATGGTGCGCGAGCTGGAGCTGGCGGACGCGGACCTGACCCGCGTCATCCAGGAGATGAACGAGGGGCCGGCCGCCTCCGGCTTCGGGGCACTCAAGGGCAAGCTGCCGTTTCCCACTCCGGGCACCATCGAGGTGGGCTTCGGCAAGGTGGTGAACCCGCGCTTCAACACCGTCACCGTGCAGAAGGGCGTGGACATCCGCGCCGCCTCGGGGACGCCCGTGAAGGCGGTGGCCGAGGGCACTGTGGCCTACGCGGGGTGGATGCGTGGCTATGGCAACCTGCTCATCCTGGACCATGGCGGTGGCTACCACTCGCTGATGGCGCACCTGGGCACGGTGGTCCCGCAGGTGGGGGCCCGGGTGGTCGCGGGCGACGTGGTGGGCGAGGTGGGGGATACGGGCTCCCTCAAGGGCGCCTACCTCTATTTCGAGATCCGCCGGGCCGGACAGGCCGTGGATCCCGCCCCCTGGCTGTCCTCGGCGCGCCAGTGA
- a CDS encoding oxidoreductase codes for MTATSTRSPIRAGLIGYGLSGAQFHAPLLAAEPAFTLAAVASRRVQEVTRDWPGVRVLSQDELLADPALELIIIASPNDTHGALAERALLAGKHVVVEKPFTLDSAEALRLDALARERGLCLTVFHNRRWDGDFLTVRQLMEQGRLGRLFSFESHFDRFRPQVKQRWKEDDVPGGGTLWDLGAHLIDQTLQLFGLPESVSADLGRQRSGARATDWFHLVLRYGELRVLLHSGSVVHDPWPRFVLQGEADAWSKYGLDPQEEQLKAGLRPGSAGWGLEPAERYGRLGRGGTVPTLPGDYGHFYRQLARAIAGEGPVPVTAESAGQVIRVIEAAVRSDVEGRRITLGGSPG; via the coding sequence ATGACCGCGACTTCCACTCGTTCCCCCATCCGGGCGGGGCTGATCGGCTACGGCCTGTCCGGTGCGCAGTTCCACGCGCCGCTGCTCGCCGCGGAGCCCGCCTTCACCCTGGCCGCCGTCGCCTCCCGCCGAGTCCAGGAGGTGACTCGCGACTGGCCCGGCGTGCGCGTGCTCTCCCAGGACGAGCTGCTGGCGGACCCGGCGCTGGAGCTGATCATCATCGCCTCGCCCAACGACACGCACGGGGCGCTGGCGGAGCGGGCACTCCTGGCGGGCAAGCACGTGGTGGTGGAGAAGCCCTTCACGTTGGACTCGGCCGAGGCCCTGCGCCTGGACGCGCTGGCCCGCGAGCGCGGCCTGTGTCTGACCGTCTTCCACAACCGGCGTTGGGATGGCGACTTCCTGACCGTGCGCCAGTTGATGGAGCAGGGACGCCTCGGCCGGTTGTTCAGCTTCGAGAGCCACTTCGATCGTTTCCGGCCCCAGGTGAAGCAGCGCTGGAAGGAGGATGACGTCCCCGGTGGCGGCACGCTGTGGGACCTGGGTGCCCACCTGATCGATCAGACCCTGCAGCTGTTCGGCCTGCCCGAGTCCGTCAGCGCCGACCTCGGCCGGCAGCGCTCGGGAGCGCGGGCCACGGACTGGTTCCACCTGGTGCTGCGCTATGGCGAGCTGCGCGTCCTGCTGCACTCGGGCTCGGTGGTGCACGACCCCTGGCCGCGCTTCGTGTTGCAGGGCGAGGCGGACGCCTGGAGCAAGTACGGGCTCGACCCGCAGGAGGAGCAGCTCAAGGCGGGGCTGAGGCCGGGCTCGGCGGGGTGGGGCCTCGAACCGGCGGAGCGGTACGGCCGGCTGGGTCGCGGGGGAACCGTGCCCACCCTCCCGGGCGATTACGGACACTTCTACCGTCAGCTGGCCCGGGCCATCGCTGGCGAGGGGCCGGTGCCGGTCACGGCGGAGAGCGCGGGCCAGGTCATTCGGGTCATCGAGGCGGCGGTGCGCAGCGACGTGGAGGGGCGGCGCATCACGCTCGGGGGCTCGCCGGGGTAG
- a CDS encoding alpha/beta fold hydrolase, whose translation MDLISGLQEVTRRMLVARGVRSDMVEVGGQRLHHYELKGSGKGPTIVLVHGLGGTANGFARVFFGLAKRFERVLAVDLPGHGFSPEYCLGPTCVRGQYGMLVEYLRKVVGGPSFVVGNSLGGAMSVQLAAEHPELVRALGLVAPAGADVGHELIREVLESMDVRTAEQSRALTKRLFHRPPWVMMLFADMLRGIYSTPAVRALSADALATGEYLKPEVLKGLPMPVLFVWGGSEKLLPHQSLDFFRSHLPAHARVRVVERFGHIPQVERPDELVSELIQFADATGL comes from the coding sequence GTGGATCTCATCTCAGGACTACAGGAAGTCACCCGGCGCATGCTGGTGGCGCGCGGAGTTCGGTCGGACATGGTGGAAGTGGGCGGACAGCGCCTCCACCACTACGAGCTGAAGGGGAGCGGCAAGGGGCCGACGATCGTCCTGGTGCACGGGCTGGGCGGGACGGCCAACGGCTTCGCGCGCGTCTTCTTCGGACTGGCGAAGCGCTTCGAGCGGGTGCTGGCGGTGGACCTGCCGGGGCACGGCTTCTCGCCGGAGTACTGCCTGGGGCCCACGTGCGTGCGAGGACAGTACGGCATGCTGGTGGAGTACCTCCGGAAGGTGGTGGGGGGGCCGTCGTTCGTGGTGGGCAACTCGCTGGGCGGGGCCATGTCGGTGCAGCTGGCGGCGGAGCACCCGGAGCTGGTGCGCGCGCTGGGGCTGGTGGCGCCAGCGGGAGCGGACGTGGGCCACGAGCTCATCCGCGAGGTGCTGGAGTCCATGGACGTGCGCACCGCCGAGCAGTCGCGCGCGCTCACCAAGCGGCTCTTCCACCGCCCGCCGTGGGTGATGATGCTGTTCGCGGACATGCTGCGCGGCATCTACTCCACACCCGCGGTGCGGGCCCTGAGCGCGGACGCGCTGGCCACGGGCGAGTACCTCAAACCCGAGGTGCTCAAGGGGCTCCCCATGCCCGTGCTGTTCGTGTGGGGTGGGAGTGAGAAATTGCTGCCCCACCAAAGCCTGGATTTCTTCCGCTCGCACCTGCCGGCGCACGCGAGGGTCCGGGTGGTGGAGCGTTTCGGCCACATTCCGCAAGTGGAGCGGCCAGACGAGCTGGTGTCGGAGCTGATCCAGTTCGCCGACGCCACGGGGCTGTAG
- a CDS encoding S41 family peptidase has product MRSLHSWRAALAAGLLFLAPAARAEGRESSTDSTNTATYEQLEVFARVLSYVENNYVEPVDGKKLMHGAIRGMLETLDPHTLYMPPEVFKEMKIDTSGEFGGLGIDVARKGDAIVVVAPIDDAPAARAGIRAGDELVAIDGESTQGMDLADVLQRMRGPAGKRVLMTIMREGFSAPRELAIIRDHVRIISVEGALYGGIAHLKVKNFQDRTAQYLRKELERLRGLNGGKPLRGVVLDLRNNPGGLLDQAVAVSDLWLPGNLTIVSTRGRNGAGGSEERSKDRDTEPNYPLVVLVNAGSASASEIVAGALQDHGRATILGTQTFGKGSVQTVIELEDGSGLKLTIARYYTPKGRSIQEKGITPDYQVPEKPGGKGEKDQPREKDLERHFKAEPAVVSEPVGTPKPKGLPEMKEWDVATKLADHQLKMALTYLNGLANSGAQAPAKASSTETR; this is encoded by the coding sequence ATGCGCTCCCTGCACTCCTGGCGCGCGGCGCTCGCCGCGGGCCTGCTGTTCCTGGCTCCCGCGGCGCGGGCCGAAGGACGCGAGTCCTCCACCGACTCCACCAATACCGCCACGTACGAGCAGCTCGAGGTGTTCGCCCGGGTGCTCTCGTACGTGGAGAACAACTACGTGGAGCCGGTGGACGGCAAGAAGCTGATGCACGGGGCCATCCGGGGGATGCTGGAGACGTTGGATCCGCACACCCTGTACATGCCGCCCGAGGTCTTCAAGGAGATGAAGATCGACACCTCGGGCGAGTTCGGAGGGTTGGGCATCGACGTGGCGCGCAAGGGAGACGCCATCGTGGTGGTGGCGCCGATCGACGACGCGCCGGCGGCGCGCGCGGGAATCCGGGCGGGGGATGAGCTCGTCGCGATCGACGGCGAGAGCACGCAGGGGATGGACCTGGCGGACGTGCTGCAGCGGATGAGGGGCCCGGCGGGGAAGCGGGTGTTGATGACGATCATGCGCGAGGGCTTCAGCGCGCCGCGCGAGCTGGCCATCATCCGGGACCACGTGCGCATCATCTCGGTGGAGGGGGCGCTGTACGGGGGCATCGCGCACCTGAAGGTGAAGAACTTCCAGGACCGCACGGCGCAGTACCTGCGCAAGGAGCTGGAGCGGCTGCGAGGGCTGAACGGGGGCAAGCCGTTGCGTGGGGTGGTGTTGGACCTGCGCAACAACCCGGGAGGGCTGCTGGACCAGGCGGTGGCGGTGAGCGACCTGTGGCTGCCGGGGAACCTGACGATCGTGAGCACGCGGGGGCGCAACGGGGCGGGAGGGAGCGAGGAGCGGAGCAAGGATCGGGACACGGAGCCGAACTATCCGCTGGTGGTGCTGGTGAACGCGGGGAGCGCGTCGGCGTCGGAGATCGTGGCGGGGGCGTTGCAGGACCACGGACGCGCGACGATCCTGGGCACGCAGACCTTCGGGAAGGGGAGCGTGCAGACGGTGATCGAGCTGGAGGATGGCTCGGGGCTGAAGCTGACGATCGCGCGCTACTACACGCCGAAGGGGCGGAGCATCCAGGAGAAGGGAATCACCCCGGACTACCAGGTGCCGGAGAAGCCGGGAGGGAAGGGGGAGAAGGACCAGCCGAGGGAAAAGGACCTGGAGAGGCACTTCAAGGCGGAGCCGGCGGTGGTGAGCGAGCCCGTGGGGACACCGAAGCCGAAGGGGCTGCCCGAGATGAAGGAGTGGGACGTGGCGACGAAACTGGCGGACCACCAGTTGAAGATGGCGCTGACGTACCTGAACGGGTTGGCGAACAGCGGAGCACAGGCACCCGCGAAGGCGAGCAGCACCGAGACCCGCTGA
- a CDS encoding LysR family transcriptional regulator, translated as MSPTPPLLDDMLVFAEVVSAGGITAAATRLGLRKSTVSRRLSALEERLGTRLLERNTRRLRLTESGREYHAHCARLVAEAREVNRALSDSRGTPRGTLRVATFSLLGELLAPVIAEFLLRHPQVRVEVSLAQAHVDLVAEEYDLSLRTGPLTDSSLVARRLGHVRTGYYASPAYLSRRGTPRSPDELAEHECVLVAEPGTDEVWFFSGPRGARTVPVHGRLQVPSVRAGHAAARAGLGLVRLPTVLVADDVRAGVLIPVLEEVSPPGLPIFAVFPSSRQLPPKVRAFLEMLAQRSAALPWEENAVPPAAPGRTERRSR; from the coding sequence GTGTCCCCAACGCCCCCACTACTCGATGACATGCTCGTGTTCGCCGAGGTGGTGAGTGCGGGAGGCATCACCGCGGCAGCCACGAGACTGGGGCTGCGCAAGTCCACGGTGAGCCGGCGCCTCTCAGCGCTGGAGGAGCGCCTGGGCACGAGGCTGCTGGAGCGCAACACGAGACGACTGAGACTCACCGAATCAGGGCGCGAGTACCACGCGCACTGTGCGCGGCTCGTGGCCGAGGCGCGCGAGGTGAACCGGGCGTTGAGCGACTCACGAGGCACGCCGAGGGGCACGCTGCGAGTGGCCACGTTCTCGCTGTTGGGCGAGCTGCTCGCGCCGGTCATCGCGGAGTTCCTGCTGCGGCATCCACAGGTTCGCGTGGAAGTCTCACTGGCGCAGGCGCACGTGGACCTGGTGGCCGAGGAGTACGACCTGTCGCTGCGCACCGGGCCGCTCACGGACTCATCCCTGGTGGCGCGTCGGCTGGGTCACGTGCGTACCGGCTACTACGCGAGCCCGGCCTACCTCAGCCGGAGGGGCACCCCCCGGTCGCCGGACGAGCTCGCGGAGCACGAGTGCGTGCTGGTGGCGGAGCCGGGCACGGACGAGGTGTGGTTCTTCTCGGGCCCGCGCGGAGCGAGGACGGTGCCAGTGCACGGCCGGTTGCAGGTGCCCAGCGTGCGCGCGGGCCACGCGGCGGCACGTGCGGGGCTCGGCCTGGTGCGCCTGCCCACCGTGCTCGTCGCGGACGACGTGCGTGCCGGCGTACTCATCCCCGTGCTGGAGGAGGTGTCTCCGCCGGGCCTGCCCATCTTCGCGGTCTTTCCCAGCAGCAGGCAGCTTCCCCCCAAGGTGCGAGCCTTCCTGGAGATGCTCGCCCAGCGCAGCGCCGCGCTGCCCTGGGAGGAGAACGCGGTGCCTCCAGCGGCGCCAGGGCGCACCGAGCGGCGCAGCCGCTGA
- the trxA gene encoding thioredoxin, with translation MAKDIIHLNDSDFRREVLEAEEPVLVDFTAGWCAPCRAISPTVDALASEYKGRVKVAKLDIDDNQATAQQYGIRSVPTLLFFKQGKVVGQIVGAVPRARLENAFQQVL, from the coding sequence ATGGCAAAGGACATCATCCACTTGAATGACTCGGACTTCCGCCGCGAGGTGCTGGAGGCGGAGGAGCCGGTGCTGGTCGACTTCACGGCGGGCTGGTGCGCACCGTGCCGGGCCATCTCACCGACGGTGGATGCGCTCGCCTCCGAGTACAAGGGGCGCGTGAAGGTGGCGAAGCTCGACATCGATGACAACCAGGCGACGGCGCAGCAGTACGGCATCCGCTCGGTGCCCACCCTGCTCTTCTTCAAGCAGGGCAAGGTGGTGGGGCAGATTGTCGGGGCGGTGCCGCGAGCGCGCCTGGAGAACGCGTTCCAACAGGTGCTCTGA